A genomic stretch from Juglans microcarpa x Juglans regia isolate MS1-56 chromosome 3S, Jm3101_v1.0, whole genome shotgun sequence includes:
- the LOC121257048 gene encoding uncharacterized protein LOC121257048, whose protein sequence is MSPTYSRTSAVATNSPIDSVGGTEGENLESNDVIELDRPIRRKAEKGKRKAQGRASDELVELSKKRYSLLEESRAQEKEFFRLKAEKMAYEREMEGNKSRQEDERLRLEAEKLEIARLEREERIMLLDVSTLNEVQQVYFQQLQREILARRNASSD, encoded by the coding sequence ATGTCCCCTACATATTCGCGTACATCAGCAGTGGCAACTAATTCACCCATTGATTCAGTGGGTGGTACAGAGGGCGAGAATCTGGAAAGTAATGATGTCATCGAATTGGATAGGCCAATAAGGAGAAAAGCTGAGAAAGGAAAACGTAAGGCCCAAGGCAGGGCCTCAGATGAGCTTGTGGAGCTCAGCAAGAAAAGATATAGTCTCCTAGAGGAGTCACGTGCTCAAGAGAAAGAATTTTTCCGACTCAAGGCTGAGAAGATGGCATATGAACGAGAAATGGAGGGAAATAAATCTAGACAAGAGGACGAGAGATTAAGGTTGGAGGCGGAGAAACTGGAAATCGCCCGGTTGGAGAGAGAGGAGCGCATAATGTTGCTCGATGTCAGTACGTTAAATGAAGTTCAGCAAGTATATTTCCAGCAACTTCAAAGAGAGATATTGGCGCGACGCAATGCATCCTCAGATTGA